In a genomic window of Vallitalea okinawensis:
- the dpsA gene encoding dipicolinate synthase subunit DpsA — protein MLKKILVLGGDLRVVYLANHLSLNNQVFTYGLEHDELTDAVAKVSDLSGAFDMVIGPIPLSRDNIYLNCPTIKEKIKLEEIKKLCDTLLIGCKIPENLRNHLVSENVSVIDILDRDDFAIANALPTAEGAIQIAMENTPFILTGTPCLVLGFGRCGKILAEKLKGLGAKVTVEARKVKDIEFILAYGYNALPLHELTENISKYAIIFNTIPHAILNEERLAYVKKDCLIIDLASKPGGTDFDAATQRGIKAILALGLPGKCAPKTASEIIYRCILNILDDI, from the coding sequence ATGCTTAAAAAAATTCTAGTTTTGGGTGGTGACTTGAGAGTGGTCTATTTGGCCAATCACTTATCCTTAAATAATCAAGTCTTTACTTATGGTCTTGAGCACGATGAATTAACTGATGCTGTCGCGAAAGTTTCAGATTTATCTGGTGCCTTTGACATGGTTATTGGTCCAATCCCATTGTCTAGAGATAACATATATTTAAACTGTCCTACGATTAAAGAAAAAATTAAGTTGGAAGAGATAAAAAAACTCTGTGATACCTTATTGATAGGATGTAAGATACCCGAGAATTTAAGAAATCATCTTGTAAGTGAAAATGTTTCTGTAATAGATATTTTAGATAGAGATGATTTCGCTATAGCTAATGCATTACCAACAGCTGAGGGTGCTATACAAATAGCTATGGAAAATACACCATTTATATTAACTGGTACGCCATGTTTAGTACTTGGATTTGGTAGATGCGGTAAGATATTAGCAGAAAAATTAAAAGGACTAGGTGCTAAAGTAACTGTAGAAGCGAGAAAAGTTAAAGATATTGAATTTATTTTAGCTTATGGGTACAATGCGCTTCCTCTTCATGAACTTACTGAAAATATATCAAAATATGCTATTATCTTTAATACCATTCCACATGCAATCTTAAATGAAGAAAGATTGGCTTATGTAAAAAAGGACTGCTTAATTATCGACTTGGCGTCTAAACCTGGTGGAACTGATTTTGATGCTGCGACTCAAAGAGGGATAAAAGCTATATTAGCACTAGGGTTACCAGGTAAATGTGCACCGAAAACAGCTTCAGAAATTATATATCGCTGTATACTCAATATATTGGATGACATATAA
- the dut gene encoding dUTP diphosphatase has product MSDVIKVFVSQTDDAKDIALPRYMSSGAAGMDIFAAVKEEVILEPGKIKLIPTGFKIALPEGYEAQIRPRSGLALKHGISLVNTPGTIDADYRGEIGIIMINFGVQPFTINRGDRIAQMVINKFETVNFISVDELEQTERGQGGFGHTGQ; this is encoded by the coding sequence ATGTCAGATGTCATAAAAGTATTTGTCTCTCAAACAGATGATGCTAAAGATATAGCCTTACCCAGATATATGTCAAGTGGTGCTGCTGGGATGGATATTTTTGCTGCTGTGAAAGAAGAAGTGATTCTTGAACCAGGAAAAATCAAGCTTATCCCAACTGGCTTTAAAATAGCATTGCCAGAAGGCTATGAGGCACAGATTCGTCCAAGAAGTGGACTGGCATTAAAACATGGCATAAGTCTTGTCAATACACCTGGGACTATCGATGCTGATTACCGTGGTGAAATTGGAATTATTATGATTAATTTCGGTGTGCAACCCTTTACAATTAACCGTGGTGACAGGATTGCACAGATGGTTATTAATAAATTTGAAACTGTAAATTTTATATCTGTTGATGAATTAGAACAAACAGAACGTGGGCAAGGTGGCTTCGGGCACACTGGTCAATAA
- a CDS encoding M16 family metallopeptidase: protein MLNISKLNNGMTFVSERIQFVRSIALGIWIKSGSRYESEEINGISHYIEHMMFKGTEKRSAKELAEQMDRVGGQINAFTSKEYTCFYTVSLDEHFDDSLDILHDMLKNSKFTPQDINKEKGVILEEINMYEDAPDELVIDELHSKVWQGHSLSMPILGTMESLENINRDKILDYYSNMFVPENMIICIAGNFDYDTVLKMLNETFGSWINQQPKKNQVLDVPYHSTITTRYKDIEQVHSCLTFNGLPLGHKDVYPLSIFSTMFGGGVSSRLFQKIREEAGLTYSIYSYTTSFLNAGLFSVFTALNPNQFEEVLKRVVNEVNLIKETKFTKDELATTKEHLKSSIILGLESSSSRMSSLGKSQLLLGRVRTPDEIIEKINAVTEEDIYNTIHQVLNFNNISISIVGQTKDIQEERVKELCQMS, encoded by the coding sequence ATGTTAAATATTAGTAAATTAAATAACGGCATGACTTTTGTATCAGAGCGTATTCAATTTGTACGCTCTATTGCATTAGGTATATGGATAAAAAGTGGTTCACGTTATGAAAGTGAAGAGATCAATGGTATTTCTCATTATATCGAGCACATGATGTTTAAAGGAACTGAAAAGCGTTCAGCTAAAGAGTTAGCAGAACAAATGGACCGTGTTGGTGGTCAGATTAATGCATTTACAAGTAAAGAATACACGTGTTTTTATACAGTATCTCTTGATGAACATTTTGATGATTCATTGGATATCCTGCATGACATGCTGAAAAATTCTAAGTTTACACCTCAGGATATTAACAAAGAAAAAGGTGTAATCCTTGAAGAAATAAATATGTATGAAGATGCTCCTGACGAATTGGTCATTGATGAACTTCATAGTAAGGTGTGGCAGGGACATTCTCTATCAATGCCTATTTTAGGAACAATGGAAAGTTTAGAAAATATCAATAGGGATAAGATTCTTGACTATTATAGTAACATGTTTGTTCCTGAGAATATGATTATTTGCATAGCAGGTAACTTTGATTATGACACGGTTTTAAAAATGCTCAATGAAACCTTTGGATCCTGGATTAATCAACAACCGAAAAAGAATCAAGTACTTGACGTACCCTATCACTCAACGATAACAACTAGGTATAAAGATATTGAACAAGTTCATTCTTGTTTAACTTTCAATGGCTTACCACTTGGTCATAAAGATGTTTATCCTTTATCCATCTTCAGTACCATGTTTGGTGGTGGAGTAAGTTCAAGACTATTCCAAAAGATTAGAGAAGAAGCTGGACTAACCTATTCCATCTACTCTTATACAACTAGCTTTTTAAATGCCGGATTATTTTCAGTTTTTACAGCTTTAAATCCTAATCAGTTTGAAGAGGTCTTAAAGCGTGTTGTAAATGAAGTTAATCTTATTAAAGAAACAAAGTTTACAAAGGATGAACTTGCGACTACCAAAGAGCATTTAAAAAGTAGTATTATCTTAGGCTTAGAAAGTTCCTCTAGTAGGATGTCTAGTTTAGGTAAATCACAACTTCTACTTGGTAGAGTCCGAACCCCAGACGAAATTATTGAGAAAATCAATGCTGTTACTGAGGAAGATATTTATAACACTATCCATCAAGTATTAAATTTCAATAATATTAGTATCTCTATTGTAGGTCAGACGAAGGATATTCAAGAAGAAAGGGTAAAAGAATTATGTCAGATGTCATAA
- a CDS encoding polyribonucleotide nucleotidyltransferase: MSRIFEMELAGRKLTAEVGKYAEQASGAVMLRYGDTVVISTATASDKPREGIDFFPLSVDYEEKLYAVGKIPGGFIKREGRPSENAILTARVIDRPIRPLFPKDYRNDCSIVNTVLSVDQDCSPEIIAMIGSSIALSISDIPFKGPIGGVSVGYVDGEIVINPTVAQREKNKLQLTVASTKEKVMMIEAGAEEIPEDLMIEAIFRGHEENQKIVEFIEEMVREVGKPKHGYESADVPKEAYEKVKTFIGDKRMETAVFTDVKQVREEQMGALKEEVRAHFEELEDEEVLNNLGECIYKFQKETVRRMILRDQKRPDGRTIDKIRELKAEVDIIPRTHGTGLFSRGQTQVLTITTLGALGEVQVLDGLDELENSKRYIHHYNFPSYSVGETRPSRGPGRREIGHGALAERALVPVIPSEEDFPYAIRLVSEVLSSNGSTSQGSICASTLSLMAAGVPIKAPVAGISVGLVTGESDDDYLILTDIQGLEDFFGDMDFKVAGTHKGITAIQMDIKINGLTREIIEKAIAQTREARLHILDEVMLKAIEEPRKSLSTYAPKIYTTKIDPEKISEVIGPRGKTINKIIDETGVKIDINDDGNVFVCGVEEADARKAMKMIEVIAKEVEVGELYTVKVVRIAKFGAFVELVPGKDALLHISKISHEHIKNVEDVLKIDDEILVKVTEIDQQGRIKVSRKDAMPKPESEE, encoded by the coding sequence ATGTCTCGTATTTTTGAAATGGAGTTAGCAGGCAGAAAATTAACCGCTGAAGTAGGAAAGTATGCAGAACAGGCTAGTGGCGCAGTTATGCTTAGATATGGTGATACCGTTGTTATTTCTACAGCAACTGCATCCGATAAGCCAAGAGAAGGCATTGACTTTTTTCCACTAAGTGTAGACTATGAAGAAAAACTATATGCTGTAGGTAAAATACCAGGTGGTTTTATTAAAAGAGAAGGTAGACCTTCTGAAAATGCCATTTTAACAGCAAGAGTAATTGACCGTCCAATACGACCATTGTTTCCAAAGGATTATCGTAACGACTGTTCAATCGTGAACACAGTTTTATCAGTAGATCAGGATTGTAGTCCAGAAATCATTGCGATGATTGGTTCATCGATTGCATTATCAATATCTGATATTCCTTTTAAAGGACCAATTGGTGGTGTATCTGTTGGGTATGTAGATGGTGAGATTGTTATTAATCCGACTGTTGCTCAGAGAGAAAAAAATAAATTACAATTAACCGTTGCTTCTACTAAGGAAAAGGTCATGATGATTGAAGCTGGTGCTGAAGAGATACCTGAAGATCTAATGATCGAAGCTATTTTTAGAGGACATGAAGAAAATCAGAAAATTGTTGAATTTATTGAAGAAATGGTAAGAGAAGTAGGAAAACCTAAACATGGTTATGAATCTGCTGATGTACCTAAAGAGGCTTATGAGAAAGTAAAAACATTCATTGGTGATAAGAGAATGGAAACAGCTGTTTTCACTGATGTAAAACAAGTTAGAGAAGAGCAAATGGGTGCCCTTAAAGAAGAGGTTAGAGCTCATTTCGAAGAGTTAGAAGATGAAGAAGTACTCAATAACCTTGGTGAGTGCATCTACAAATTCCAAAAAGAAACAGTTCGTCGAATGATATTAAGAGATCAAAAACGTCCTGATGGTCGTACTATTGATAAAATTCGTGAGTTAAAAGCTGAAGTAGATATTATTCCTCGTACACACGGGACTGGCTTATTTAGCAGAGGACAAACTCAAGTTCTCACCATAACAACATTAGGTGCACTTGGTGAGGTTCAGGTTTTAGATGGATTAGATGAATTAGAAAATTCTAAACGCTATATCCATCATTATAACTTCCCATCATATTCTGTTGGTGAAACTCGTCCATCAAGAGGTCCAGGGCGCCGTGAGATTGGCCATGGAGCTTTAGCGGAAAGAGCTTTAGTACCTGTTATTCCTTCAGAAGAAGACTTCCCTTATGCAATTCGTCTTGTTTCAGAAGTACTAAGTTCAAATGGTTCTACTTCACAAGGTAGTATCTGTGCAAGTACATTATCATTAATGGCTGCTGGTGTACCAATTAAAGCACCTGTAGCGGGTATTTCTGTTGGTCTTGTAACTGGTGAATCTGATGATGATTACTTGATATTAACAGATATTCAAGGTTTAGAGGATTTCTTTGGTGATATGGACTTTAAGGTAGCTGGTACTCATAAAGGAATTACAGCTATTCAAATGGATATCAAGATTAATGGTTTAACAAGAGAAATTATCGAAAAAGCTATTGCTCAAACTAGAGAAGCACGTTTACACATCCTTGATGAGGTTATGTTAAAAGCGATTGAGGAGCCAAGAAAAAGCTTATCAACTTATGCACCAAAAATTTATACAACAAAGATTGATCCAGAAAAAATCAGCGAAGTTATTGGACCTCGTGGTAAAACAATTAATAAGATTATTGATGAAACAGGCGTTAAAATCGATATTAATGATGATGGTAATGTTTTTGTTTGTGGTGTTGAAGAGGCAGATGCAAGAAAAGCTATGAAAATGATTGAAGTTATTGCTAAAGAGGTTGAAGTTGGCGAATTGTACACAGTTAAAGTTGTAAGAATTGCCAAATTCGGTGCTTTTGTTGAGCTTGTTCCAGGAAAAGATGCATTGCTTCATATATCTAAAATTTCACATGAACATATTAAGAATGTTGAAGATGTATTGAAGATTGATGATGAAATTCTTGTTAAAGTTACAGAAATCGATCAGCAAGGCAGAATTAAAGTATCTCGTAAAGATGCTATGCCAAAACCTGAAAGTGAAGAATAA
- the rpsO gene encoding 30S ribosomal protein S15 gives MDKAKKQEIIGKFGRTATDTGSPEVQIALLTERINHLTEHLKMHKKDHHSRRGLLKMVGQRRGLLGYLKKKDIEGYRNLIKELGLRR, from the coding sequence ATGGATAAAGCTAAAAAACAAGAAATTATTGGAAAATTCGGTAGAACAGCTACTGATACAGGTTCTCCAGAAGTACAAATTGCTTTATTAACAGAGAGAATCAATCATTTAACTGAGCATTTAAAAATGCACAAAAAAGATCACCATTCAAGAAGAGGTTTATTAAAAATGGTAGGTCAAAGAAGAGGTTTATTAGGATATCTTAAAAAGAAAGATATTGAAGGTTACCGTAACTTAATTAAAGAGTTAGGTTTAAGAAGATAA
- a CDS encoding YtxH domain-containing protein, with the protein MNKFTTGLVMGSIIGASAAVMTQGNNNHHGKRRMKKRGRRMMNRAEEVIDNIMDMM; encoded by the coding sequence ATGAACAAATTTACTACTGGTTTAGTTATGGGTTCAATAATCGGGGCTTCAGCCGCAGTGATGACACAAGGCAATAATAACCATCATGGTAAAAGACGTATGAAGAAAAGAGGACGTCGTATGATGAATAGAGCCGAAGAAGTCATTGATAACATCATGGATATGATGTAA
- a CDS encoding phosphoglycerate dehydrogenase, giving the protein MYYIKTLNKISEKGLTLFNQQYEIDGDTENVDAYLVRSTKMHDMELNRNTLAIARAGAGVNNIPLDKCSEEGIVVFNTPGANANAVKELVLTGLLLASRKVVDGITWVEEIKDQEESIPGLVEKKKSAFAGPEIMGKKLGVVGLGAIGVMVANAASSLGMEVRGFDPFISVQSAWGLSRSIIRCNELDELLSECDYITIHVPLLNDTKHMFDREKFSKMKAGVRILNFSRAALVKDEDIITAINDGKVSCYVTDFPNEKVLGKDGVISIPHLGASTPESEENCAVMAVNELTDYLENGNITNSVNYPSCSLGKRKSLCRLTIHHKNQPAMVGKITNVLADLNVNIADMNNRSKGTYAYTAMDLDTSVDDSIADKLRQIEGIIKVRLIV; this is encoded by the coding sequence ATGTATTACATAAAAACACTTAATAAGATATCTGAAAAGGGTTTGACTCTTTTTAATCAACAGTATGAAATTGATGGTGACACGGAGAATGTTGATGCTTATCTTGTAAGAAGTACAAAAATGCATGATATGGAATTAAATAGAAATACGCTAGCTATAGCTCGAGCTGGAGCAGGGGTTAACAATATTCCTTTAGATAAATGTTCTGAAGAAGGTATTGTTGTTTTTAATACCCCAGGAGCCAATGCTAATGCAGTTAAAGAGTTAGTGTTGACTGGTCTCTTATTAGCATCCCGTAAAGTAGTTGATGGCATTACATGGGTAGAAGAAATAAAGGACCAAGAGGAAAGTATACCAGGATTAGTAGAAAAAAAGAAAAGTGCTTTCGCTGGACCAGAAATTATGGGGAAAAAGCTAGGAGTTGTTGGTCTAGGAGCTATCGGTGTCATGGTAGCCAATGCTGCTTCTTCATTAGGCATGGAAGTTAGAGGATTTGATCCCTTTATATCCGTACAATCTGCATGGGGGTTATCTAGAAGTATCATAAGATGCAATGAATTAGATGAATTACTTTCTGAATGCGATTATATAACGATACATGTACCTTTATTAAACGACACAAAGCATATGTTTGATCGTGAAAAATTTAGCAAAATGAAAGCTGGAGTTCGAATTCTTAATTTTTCAAGAGCTGCTCTAGTCAAAGATGAAGATATAATTACTGCTATAAATGATGGAAAAGTCAGTTGCTATGTTACAGATTTTCCAAATGAAAAGGTTCTCGGCAAAGATGGCGTTATAAGTATTCCACATTTAGGTGCTTCAACACCTGAATCAGAAGAAAATTGTGCAGTCATGGCTGTTAATGAATTAACAGATTATCTTGAAAATGGTAATATTACTAATTCAGTTAACTATCCAAGTTGCAGTTTAGGGAAGCGAAAGTCACTTTGTCGTTTAACCATCCATCACAAAAATCAACCTGCCATGGTTGGAAAGATAACAAATGTATTGGCTGATCTTAATGTTAACATAGCGGATATGAATAATCGTAGTAAAGGAACTTATGCATATACGGCAATGGATTTAGATACATCTGTTGACGACAGTATTGCTGATAAGCTTCGACAAATAGAGGGTATTATTAAAGTACGATTAATTGTTTAA
- the serC gene encoding 3-phosphoserine/phosphohydroxythreonine transaminase, producing the protein MERVYNFSAGPSTLPEKVLTQASKEMLNYRNAGMSVMEMSHRSKVYDEIIKEAEALLRELLSIPNEYEVLFLQGGASTQFAMVPLNLLSENGTADYIDTGAWSKKAIAEAKKFGNVNVLASSEDANYTYIPNLNDLTFTKDADYIHITTNNTIYGTQFNQLPNVEGVPLVADMSSNILAEKINVNDFGVIFAGAQKNMGPAGVTIVIMKKDLIKKAGDNVPTMLQYKIHADKDSMFNTPPTYSIYVCKLVFEWLKELGGIDAIEKMNRAKAKLLYDCIDESKLFKGPVKKEDRSLMNVPFITGNPDLDTQFIKEAGSKGLVNIKGHRSVGGMRASIYNAMPVEGVKALVNVMKDFEVTHG; encoded by the coding sequence ATGGAAAGAGTTTATAATTTTTCAGCAGGACCATCGACTTTACCTGAAAAGGTGTTAACCCAGGCATCAAAGGAAATGCTTAATTATAGAAATGCAGGTATGTCGGTGATGGAAATGAGTCATCGATCAAAAGTATATGATGAAATTATTAAAGAAGCAGAAGCTTTACTAAGAGAGTTACTTTCTATACCTAATGAGTATGAAGTTCTATTTTTGCAAGGCGGGGCATCGACACAATTTGCCATGGTACCTTTGAATCTGCTTAGCGAAAATGGTACAGCAGACTACATTGATACAGGAGCATGGTCCAAAAAGGCTATTGCAGAGGCTAAGAAATTTGGTAATGTTAATGTACTAGCATCTTCAGAGGATGCAAATTATACTTATATACCCAATCTTAATGATTTAACTTTTACAAAAGATGCCGACTATATTCATATCACTACCAATAATACAATTTACGGAACACAGTTTAATCAATTACCAAATGTTGAGGGAGTACCTTTAGTAGCAGATATGTCTTCAAACATACTAGCAGAAAAAATTAATGTGAATGATTTTGGCGTCATCTTTGCAGGAGCACAGAAGAATATGGGACCAGCAGGAGTAACTATTGTTATAATGAAGAAAGATCTTATAAAAAAAGCTGGCGACAATGTGCCTACTATGTTGCAATACAAAATACATGCTGATAAAGATTCAATGTTTAATACACCACCAACCTATAGTATTTATGTTTGTAAGCTTGTTTTTGAGTGGTTAAAAGAACTAGGAGGCATAGATGCTATTGAGAAGATGAATAGAGCTAAGGCGAAATTACTCTATGATTGTATCGATGAAAGTAAGTTATTCAAAGGACCAGTCAAAAAGGAAGATAGAAGTTTAATGAATGTACCTTTTATTACCGGGAATCCTGATCTTGATACACAGTTCATCAAGGAAGCTGGTTCAAAAGGTTTGGTTAATATTAAAGGGCATAGAAGCGTTGGTGGTATGCGAGCAAGCATCTATAATGCAATGCCAGTTGAAGGTGTAAAAGCATTAGTTAACGTTATGAAAGATTTCGAAGTGACTCACGGATAG
- a CDS encoding nitroreductase family protein translates to MYNAIEKRISIRKYSGGIGENLLSKVKAWSENLESLNPDIPVKFHVVKEGEQVSKYFKSFMDRYMKVYAPHYILVTTEKKDNYLENLGYMGEQLVLKMATEGIGTCWVGSNFKDHVVKQIIQIPQQQQYIIMIAFGKPENPLNSILERKRKALSEISNGRIVSYDTIIKALQIAPSAINSQPWKVKIWKNEIHLYYDAPKKIYKKMIQSLNKIDLGIGLCHMVEEARYEGMDVELVKDQEKKREQDYFMTLHLQSS, encoded by the coding sequence ATGTATAATGCCATAGAAAAAAGAATTTCAATAAGAAAGTATTCAGGTGGAATAGGAGAGAATCTATTATCCAAAGTTAAAGCTTGGAGTGAGAATTTAGAATCCTTAAATCCTGATATTCCTGTAAAGTTTCATGTGGTTAAGGAAGGGGAGCAAGTATCAAAGTATTTCAAATCTTTCATGGATCGTTATATGAAAGTATATGCCCCCCATTATATACTCGTAACTACTGAGAAAAAGGATAACTATCTTGAAAATCTGGGGTATATGGGTGAACAGTTAGTTTTGAAGATGGCTACAGAAGGAATAGGCACATGCTGGGTTGGAAGCAATTTTAAGGATCATGTTGTGAAGCAAATCATACAAATTCCTCAGCAACAACAATACATCATTATGATAGCTTTCGGGAAGCCAGAAAATCCTCTAAACAGTATATTAGAAAGAAAACGTAAAGCTCTTTCGGAGATATCTAATGGTCGAATTGTAAGTTATGATACGATTATAAAAGCGTTGCAGATTGCACCATCTGCCATTAACAGTCAACCATGGAAAGTGAAGATATGGAAAAATGAGATCCATTTGTATTATGATGCACCTAAGAAAATTTATAAGAAAATGATCCAATCTTTAAATAAAATAGATCTTGGAATAGGTCTATGTCATATGGTAGAGGAAGCTAGATATGAAGGAATGGATGTTGAACTCGTTAAAGACCAAGAAAAAAAGAGGGAACAAGACTATTTTATGACACTTCATTTACAATCATCCTAA
- a CDS encoding SPFH domain-containing protein produces MKKGIIFGSIIIAVVILFNMFTFIVREDEVAVIRKLGKIDKVIVNTSDYEIVEENLSNNDLSSVELSQQKGLNFKIPILNTVEKYTSKYLTYKSLEENINTKDDRQILIQMYAQYRIVDPAVFNITLRSKSNVHTIMDDRVYSAIVNSVNSLNFEEFFEKEKITDLLDSQKDQLNESLIRDYGIMAVDIGINRKNFPVDNITSIESKMSKQIEKESEKLIAEGDAEYQKRNATTDRQKAEIVAVAIEDSARIRAEADAEAIRIYQESLQKDLEFYQFIKRMELYQDLSGSTIFMDSSESVFDYLNNSGIEELAE; encoded by the coding sequence ATGAAAAAAGGTATCATTTTTGGTAGTATTATAATTGCAGTAGTAATACTTTTTAACATGTTTACGTTTATCGTTAGAGAAGATGAAGTAGCTGTTATAAGAAAACTTGGTAAAATTGATAAAGTAATTGTTAACACCAGTGACTATGAAATTGTTGAAGAGAACTTAAGTAATAATGACTTAAGTAGTGTTGAACTATCTCAACAGAAGGGATTGAATTTCAAGATTCCAATACTTAATACTGTTGAAAAATATACTTCTAAATATCTAACTTATAAGTCATTAGAAGAAAATATTAATACGAAAGATGATAGACAAATTCTTATCCAAATGTATGCACAATATCGTATTGTTGACCCAGCTGTTTTCAATATTACGTTACGTTCAAAAAGTAACGTACATACGATAATGGATGATAGAGTGTACTCTGCTATTGTTAATTCGGTAAACTCTCTTAATTTTGAAGAGTTCTTTGAAAAAGAGAAGATTACGGATTTACTGGATAGTCAAAAGGATCAGTTAAATGAAAGTCTTATACGTGATTATGGAATAATGGCAGTGGATATTGGTATTAATAGAAAGAATTTCCCAGTAGACAACATCACTAGTATTGAGTCTAAAATGTCAAAGCAAATAGAGAAAGAAAGTGAAAAGTTAATAGCTGAAGGGGATGCTGAATACCAAAAAAGAAATGCCACAACTGATCGACAAAAAGCTGAGATCGTTGCTGTAGCCATTGAAGATTCAGCCAGAATAAGAGCGGAAGCGGACGCAGAAGCTATTCGTATTTATCAAGAATCATTACAGAAAGACTTAGAATTCTATCAGTTCATTAAGAGGATGGAGCTTTATCAAGATTTAAGTGGATCGACCATCTTTATGGACTCATCTGAGAGTGTATTTGATTATTTAAATAATTCCGGCATAGAAGAATTAGCTGAATAA
- the hflK gene encoding FtsH protease activity modulator HflK translates to MNNEHDDNVIDIDKTKVPFKLVKNLIITGIVLIFLLYIGFNSVFIVDSGEQAVVTRFGQFESVRSEGLNVIIPVIDQYTIVDVQRKHKMEYGFQTVQQGNEKQEAVYNSKLEEGTVIVNAADNNASIVLLELIIQYRIADPVQYLYKVDDVEGTLKLVLEASVRDAFQTFTFEDARTNKQAIDAVIKKDLQQTMRDYQSGIEITTVNIQNVELLPTVQEAYKQKENANQYMKGKLEEAEKYENTVIPQAEAEAEKMMQDAEAHRANVIAEANAAVAEFDALYNEYINNPEIVKEKYYLEAMEAVINNNDIVINNTQAGDLNIFYNVDDQKEKVVNEIN, encoded by the coding sequence ATGAATAACGAACATGATGATAATGTTATTGATATTGACAAGACTAAAGTGCCCTTTAAATTAGTAAAGAATCTAATCATTACAGGTATTGTTCTTATATTTTTGCTTTACATTGGGTTCAACTCAGTATTTATTGTAGATTCGGGGGAACAAGCTGTTGTAACTCGATTTGGACAATTTGAGAGTGTACGAAGTGAAGGGCTTAATGTCATTATACCTGTTATTGATCAGTACACGATTGTTGATGTACAGCGTAAACATAAAATGGAATATGGTTTTCAAACAGTGCAACAGGGTAATGAAAAGCAAGAAGCAGTGTATAATTCTAAGTTAGAAGAAGGTACAGTCATTGTAAATGCTGCAGATAATAATGCTTCTATCGTATTATTAGAATTAATTATTCAATACCGTATTGCTGATCCAGTTCAATATCTCTATAAAGTAGACGATGTTGAAGGTACGCTGAAGTTGGTTCTTGAGGCTTCTGTAAGAGATGCTTTTCAAACCTTTACTTTTGAAGATGCAAGAACGAATAAGCAAGCTATTGATGCCGTAATCAAGAAAGACTTACAGCAAACAATGCGAGATTATCAGTCAGGAATCGAGATCACCACAGTCAATATTCAAAATGTTGAGTTATTGCCTACGGTTCAAGAAGCTTATAAGCAAAAAGAAAATGCTAACCAATACATGAAGGGTAAACTTGAAGAAGCTGAAAAGTATGAGAATACAGTAATTCCTCAAGCAGAGGCGGAAGCTGAAAAGATGATGCAGGATGCTGAAGCTCACCGTGCCAATGTAATAGCAGAAGCTAATGCTGCAGTTGCTGAATTTGATGCTTTATACAACGAATATATAAACAACCCTGAAATTGTTAAAGAAAAGTATTATTTAGAAGCAATGGAAGCAGTTATTAATAATAATGACATTGTTATCAATAATACTCAAGCAGGAGATTTAAATATCTTCTACAATGTTGATGATCAAAAAGAAAAAGTCGTTAATGAGATTAACTAA